From a region of the Anomalospiza imberbis isolate Cuckoo-Finch-1a 21T00152 chromosome 3, ASM3175350v1, whole genome shotgun sequence genome:
- the EDARADD gene encoding ectodysplasin-A receptor-associated adapter protein isoform X3: MTEKYPVQDTGVPKDDEYLTDQVTLEIASVNIKTLTSDSGLIQQLSKGKTPSTFIFKYSTEESYFTWFHTCIVKPEDKDTQNHTDESLSDLKKTCKENVTCSLCLFRAPTISDMLNDEDLLYTVRLKLDPCHPTVKNWRNLASKWGMTYDELCFLEQKPQSPTLEFLLRNSDRTVEQLIDLCKFYKRIDVVKVLLKWVEEEWPKRGSRTYQADF, from the exons ATG ACTGAGAAATATCCTGTCCAAGACACAGGAGTACCTAAAG ATGACGAATACTTAACAGATCAAGTTACTTTGGAAATTGCATCTGTGAACATCAAGACCCTTACATCAGATTCTGGCCTAATACAACAG CTATCTAAGGGGAAAACCCCTTCTACTTTCATCTTTAAATACTCAACAGAAGAAAGCTATTTCACCTGGTTTCACACCTGCATAGTTAAA CCAGAAGACAAAGACACACAAAATCATACTGATGAATCGCTTTCAG ATCTCAAGAAAACCTGCAAGGAAAATGTCACCTGCTCCTTGTGCTTATTCCGTGCGCCAACCATCAGTGACATGCTCAATGATGAGGACTTGTTGTACACAGTGAGGCTAAAGCTGGATCCCTGCCATCCAACAGTGAAAAACTGGAGAAATTTAGCAAGCAAGTGGGGGATGACTTATGATGAATTGTGTTTCCTTGAACAAAAGCCCCAAAGTCCCACCTTGGAATTCTTGCTACGGAATAGTGACCGGACTGTGGAACAGCTGATTGATCTTTGTAAATTTTATAAGAGAATTGATGTTGTGAAAGTGCTGCTGAAATGGGTGGAAGAGGAATGGCCCAAGAGAGGGAGCAGAACATACCAGGCTGACTTCTAG
- the EDARADD gene encoding ectodysplasin-A receptor-associated adapter protein isoform X5, which produces MNFENRCMAQLSKGKTPSTFIFKYSTEESYFTWFHTCIVKPEDKDTQNHTDESLSDLKKTCKENVTCSLCLFRAPTISDMLNDEDLLYTVRLKLDPCHPTVKNWRNLASKWGMTYDELCFLEQKPQSPTLEFLLRNSDRTVEQLIDLCKFYKRIDVVKVLLKWVEEEWPKRGSRTYQADF; this is translated from the exons atgaattttgAAAACAGATGTATGGCACAG CTATCTAAGGGGAAAACCCCTTCTACTTTCATCTTTAAATACTCAACAGAAGAAAGCTATTTCACCTGGTTTCACACCTGCATAGTTAAA CCAGAAGACAAAGACACACAAAATCATACTGATGAATCGCTTTCAG ATCTCAAGAAAACCTGCAAGGAAAATGTCACCTGCTCCTTGTGCTTATTCCGTGCGCCAACCATCAGTGACATGCTCAATGATGAGGACTTGTTGTACACAGTGAGGCTAAAGCTGGATCCCTGCCATCCAACAGTGAAAAACTGGAGAAATTTAGCAAGCAAGTGGGGGATGACTTATGATGAATTGTGTTTCCTTGAACAAAAGCCCCAAAGTCCCACCTTGGAATTCTTGCTACGGAATAGTGACCGGACTGTGGAACAGCTGATTGATCTTTGTAAATTTTATAAGAGAATTGATGTTGTGAAAGTGCTGCTGAAATGGGTGGAAGAGGAATGGCCCAAGAGAGGGAGCAGAACATACCAGGCTGACTTCTAG
- the LGALS8 gene encoding galectin-8 isoform X1, producing the protein MTSLGAPQEEMRKLTLGTPQKEIHELPLDTSQKTISNPIIPYVGTIHGGLVPGELIVIHGTVPDDADRFQVDLQCGSSIKPRADVAFHFNPRFKRSGCIVCNTLEREKWGWEEITYEMPFGKGKSFEIVIMILKDKFQVTVDKKHLLLYNHRISLEKIDTLGIYGKVQIKTIEFVSKSLQGSQPSSLGVTKISTENGAMPNGSQLGVPYIGKLDTALHPGCTIAIKGEVNKNPKSFAINLRPSDSKDIALHLNPRMKNKVFVRNSYLHDSWGEEEKEIANFPFSPGMYFELIIFCDAYQFKVAVNGVHTLEYKHRFKQLEKVNIVEVTGDVHLLDVRSW; encoded by the exons ATGACATCCTTAGGTGCACCACAGGAGGAAATGCGTAAACTGACCTTGGGTACGCCACAGAAAGAAATACATGAGCTGCCCTTGGATACATCACAGAAGACAATCAGTAACCCG ATCATTCCATATGTTGGGACAATACATGGTGGCCTTGTTCCTGGAGAGCTAATTGTGATACACGGGACTGTTCCTGATGATGCAGACAG GTTCCAGGTGGATTTACAGTGTGGCAGCAGCATAAAGCCTCGAGCTGATGTGGCATTCCATTTCAACCCCCGCTTCAAAAGGTCTGGCTGCATTGTTTGCAACACACTGGAGAGGGAGaagtggggctgggaggagatCACTTATGAGATGCCCTTTGGAAAAGGAAAGTCATTTGAGATTGTCATCATGATTTTAAAGGATAAATTCCAG GTTACTGTAGACAAAAAGCACTTGCTGCTCTACAACCACAGAATTAGTCTTGAAAAAATAGATACTCTTGGAATATATGGCAAAGTGCAGATCAAAACCATAGAGTTTGTTTCTAAG TCTTTACAAGGCTCTCAGCCATCGTCTCTAGGAGTAACAAAGATAAGCACAGAAAAT GGGGCAATGCCAAATGGTTCACAATTG GGTGTTCCTTACATTGGGAAACTTGATACTGCACTTCATCCAGGATGCACAATTGCCATTAAAGGAGAAGTGAATAAAAACCCAAAGAG CTTTGCAATAAATCTGAGACCAAGTGACTCAAAGGACATTGCTTTACATCTGAATCCCcgaatgaaaaataaagtttttgtAAGAAACTCCTACCTTCATGACAGctggggagaagaagaaaaggaaatcgCTAACTTTCCTTTCAGTCCAGGGATGTATTTTGAG CTGATTATTTTCTGTGATGCCTACCAGTTCAAAGTTGCTGTTAATGGTGTTCACACTCTGGAATACAAGCATCGTTTTAAACAACTTGAAAAGGTCAACATAGTGGAAGTCACGGGAGATGTTCACTTGTTGGATGTGAGGAGCTGGTAG
- the LGALS8 gene encoding galectin-8 isoform X2 has protein sequence MTSLGAPQEEMRKLTLGTPQKEIHELPLDTSQKTISNPIIPYVGTIHGGLVPGELIVIHGTVPDDADRFQVDLQCGSSIKPRADVAFHFNPRFKRSGCIVCNTLEREKWGWEEITYEMPFGKGKSFEIVIMILKDKFQVTVDKKHLLLYNHRISLEKIDTLGIYGKVQIKTIEFVSKGAMPNGSQLGVPYIGKLDTALHPGCTIAIKGEVNKNPKSFAINLRPSDSKDIALHLNPRMKNKVFVRNSYLHDSWGEEEKEIANFPFSPGMYFELIIFCDAYQFKVAVNGVHTLEYKHRFKQLEKVNIVEVTGDVHLLDVRSW, from the exons ATGACATCCTTAGGTGCACCACAGGAGGAAATGCGTAAACTGACCTTGGGTACGCCACAGAAAGAAATACATGAGCTGCCCTTGGATACATCACAGAAGACAATCAGTAACCCG ATCATTCCATATGTTGGGACAATACATGGTGGCCTTGTTCCTGGAGAGCTAATTGTGATACACGGGACTGTTCCTGATGATGCAGACAG GTTCCAGGTGGATTTACAGTGTGGCAGCAGCATAAAGCCTCGAGCTGATGTGGCATTCCATTTCAACCCCCGCTTCAAAAGGTCTGGCTGCATTGTTTGCAACACACTGGAGAGGGAGaagtggggctgggaggagatCACTTATGAGATGCCCTTTGGAAAAGGAAAGTCATTTGAGATTGTCATCATGATTTTAAAGGATAAATTCCAG GTTACTGTAGACAAAAAGCACTTGCTGCTCTACAACCACAGAATTAGTCTTGAAAAAATAGATACTCTTGGAATATATGGCAAAGTGCAGATCAAAACCATAGAGTTTGTTTCTAAG GGGGCAATGCCAAATGGTTCACAATTG GGTGTTCCTTACATTGGGAAACTTGATACTGCACTTCATCCAGGATGCACAATTGCCATTAAAGGAGAAGTGAATAAAAACCCAAAGAG CTTTGCAATAAATCTGAGACCAAGTGACTCAAAGGACATTGCTTTACATCTGAATCCCcgaatgaaaaataaagtttttgtAAGAAACTCCTACCTTCATGACAGctggggagaagaagaaaaggaaatcgCTAACTTTCCTTTCAGTCCAGGGATGTATTTTGAG CTGATTATTTTCTGTGATGCCTACCAGTTCAAAGTTGCTGTTAATGGTGTTCACACTCTGGAATACAAGCATCGTTTTAAACAACTTGAAAAGGTCAACATAGTGGAAGTCACGGGAGATGTTCACTTGTTGGATGTGAGGAGCTGGTAG
- the EDARADD gene encoding ectodysplasin-A receptor-associated adapter protein isoform X2, whose product MAAPQDPLRSADHDAKEPVEDTDPSTLSLTMTEKYPVQDTGVPKDDEYLTDQVTLEIASVNIKTLTSDSGLIQQPEDKDTQNHTDESLSDLKKTCKENVTCSLCLFRAPTISDMLNDEDLLYTVRLKLDPCHPTVKNWRNLASKWGMTYDELCFLEQKPQSPTLEFLLRNSDRTVEQLIDLCKFYKRIDVVKVLLKWVEEEWPKRGSRTYQADF is encoded by the exons ATGGCCGCTCCGCAGGACCCGCTGCGCTCAG cagATCATGATGCAAAAGAGCCAGTGGAGGATACGGATCCAAGCACTCTTTCCTTAACAATG ACTGAGAAATATCCTGTCCAAGACACAGGAGTACCTAAAG ATGACGAATACTTAACAGATCAAGTTACTTTGGAAATTGCATCTGTGAACATCAAGACCCTTACATCAGATTCTGGCCTAATACAACAG CCAGAAGACAAAGACACACAAAATCATACTGATGAATCGCTTTCAG ATCTCAAGAAAACCTGCAAGGAAAATGTCACCTGCTCCTTGTGCTTATTCCGTGCGCCAACCATCAGTGACATGCTCAATGATGAGGACTTGTTGTACACAGTGAGGCTAAAGCTGGATCCCTGCCATCCAACAGTGAAAAACTGGAGAAATTTAGCAAGCAAGTGGGGGATGACTTATGATGAATTGTGTTTCCTTGAACAAAAGCCCCAAAGTCCCACCTTGGAATTCTTGCTACGGAATAGTGACCGGACTGTGGAACAGCTGATTGATCTTTGTAAATTTTATAAGAGAATTGATGTTGTGAAAGTGCTGCTGAAATGGGTGGAAGAGGAATGGCCCAAGAGAGGGAGCAGAACATACCAGGCTGACTTCTAG
- the EDARADD gene encoding ectodysplasin-A receptor-associated adapter protein isoform X1 yields MAAPQDPLRSADHDAKEPVEDTDPSTLSLTMTEKYPVQDTGVPKDDEYLTDQVTLEIASVNIKTLTSDSGLIQQLSKGKTPSTFIFKYSTEESYFTWFHTCIVKPEDKDTQNHTDESLSDLKKTCKENVTCSLCLFRAPTISDMLNDEDLLYTVRLKLDPCHPTVKNWRNLASKWGMTYDELCFLEQKPQSPTLEFLLRNSDRTVEQLIDLCKFYKRIDVVKVLLKWVEEEWPKRGSRTYQADF; encoded by the exons ATGGCCGCTCCGCAGGACCCGCTGCGCTCAG cagATCATGATGCAAAAGAGCCAGTGGAGGATACGGATCCAAGCACTCTTTCCTTAACAATG ACTGAGAAATATCCTGTCCAAGACACAGGAGTACCTAAAG ATGACGAATACTTAACAGATCAAGTTACTTTGGAAATTGCATCTGTGAACATCAAGACCCTTACATCAGATTCTGGCCTAATACAACAG CTATCTAAGGGGAAAACCCCTTCTACTTTCATCTTTAAATACTCAACAGAAGAAAGCTATTTCACCTGGTTTCACACCTGCATAGTTAAA CCAGAAGACAAAGACACACAAAATCATACTGATGAATCGCTTTCAG ATCTCAAGAAAACCTGCAAGGAAAATGTCACCTGCTCCTTGTGCTTATTCCGTGCGCCAACCATCAGTGACATGCTCAATGATGAGGACTTGTTGTACACAGTGAGGCTAAAGCTGGATCCCTGCCATCCAACAGTGAAAAACTGGAGAAATTTAGCAAGCAAGTGGGGGATGACTTATGATGAATTGTGTTTCCTTGAACAAAAGCCCCAAAGTCCCACCTTGGAATTCTTGCTACGGAATAGTGACCGGACTGTGGAACAGCTGATTGATCTTTGTAAATTTTATAAGAGAATTGATGTTGTGAAAGTGCTGCTGAAATGGGTGGAAGAGGAATGGCCCAAGAGAGGGAGCAGAACATACCAGGCTGACTTCTAG
- the EDARADD gene encoding ectodysplasin-A receptor-associated adapter protein isoform X4 yields the protein MGLVCISQMMELSKGKTPSTFIFKYSTEESYFTWFHTCIVKPEDKDTQNHTDESLSDLKKTCKENVTCSLCLFRAPTISDMLNDEDLLYTVRLKLDPCHPTVKNWRNLASKWGMTYDELCFLEQKPQSPTLEFLLRNSDRTVEQLIDLCKFYKRIDVVKVLLKWVEEEWPKRGSRTYQADF from the exons ATGGGTTTGGTATGCATTTCACAGATGATGGAG CTATCTAAGGGGAAAACCCCTTCTACTTTCATCTTTAAATACTCAACAGAAGAAAGCTATTTCACCTGGTTTCACACCTGCATAGTTAAA CCAGAAGACAAAGACACACAAAATCATACTGATGAATCGCTTTCAG ATCTCAAGAAAACCTGCAAGGAAAATGTCACCTGCTCCTTGTGCTTATTCCGTGCGCCAACCATCAGTGACATGCTCAATGATGAGGACTTGTTGTACACAGTGAGGCTAAAGCTGGATCCCTGCCATCCAACAGTGAAAAACTGGAGAAATTTAGCAAGCAAGTGGGGGATGACTTATGATGAATTGTGTTTCCTTGAACAAAAGCCCCAAAGTCCCACCTTGGAATTCTTGCTACGGAATAGTGACCGGACTGTGGAACAGCTGATTGATCTTTGTAAATTTTATAAGAGAATTGATGTTGTGAAAGTGCTGCTGAAATGGGTGGAAGAGGAATGGCCCAAGAGAGGGAGCAGAACATACCAGGCTGACTTCTAG